Genomic segment of Myxococcus stipitatus:
CACGTCCACCAGCTGACGCACGCCCAGGAGGAGGTCCCGGTCATCGTCGCGCCAGCGGTCCAGTCGGATGGCGCGGAGCACGAGCGCCTCGTCGGAGTCATCCGACTGCGGAGGGGAGGCGACGGCCTCTGTCTCGAACCAGCCCACGTCCTCATCCCGAGTCACGGGCTCGCCGATGGCTCGCTCCACGTGGACGACGAGCTTGCGCGCCGTGGCCACGTCGAGAATCGCCGGGGCATCGATGGCCACGATGAAGCCAGGGTGTCGGGCGCGCAGCGCTCTTGCCGCCGTTGAGCGAGGACGTGCTGGAGGGGGTTCGGGCAGGTCCTTGGCGCGGAAGCGCTCGAGGGTCCGCGCGGTGCCGAGCGTGTCCTCGCGCACCCGTCGGACCAGGTTCTCCACGCGCATGAGCTGGAACGTCTGGAACACCGAGTAGATGAGCGAGCCTTCGCAGAGGACGAGCAGCACCATGGCCAGCGCGAGGGCGGGGCGCGGGGCGCGTTCGACGTCGGAGAGGAATCCGAACTCGTGGGCCGCGACGAGACAGAACACACTCGTGCCGACGAAGACCGGGATGACCACGCGCACGCCCGCGCTGTGCAGATACATCCGCAGCAGGCGCGGCGAGTACTGCCCCGCGGCGTTCTGCACCACGAGCATGGACAGCGACAGGATGATGCTGAGCGAGGTGAGCGCGATGCCCAGCACCGCGGAGAGGGTGCTGCGTGCCTCGGCGGCGGTGGCCTGCCAGGCGGCCCCGGTCAGCAGCCGGCCGAGGAAGAAGGTCGGCTGCACGAGGAGGACCCCCAGGACCGCGCCGACCCCGACGCCGACGATGGGCGGAATCCAGAGCTGGTGACGGACCCACCCGCGCACGGTCTGCCCTTCCTGTGGCCGCTGGGGATGTCCCTCCACTGTCTCGCCTCCCGAGGTCCACGGGGGGCTTGGGAACAGCCTCCCCTGGCGGAAGCTGGAGACGGCGAGGGGGCGCGACAACAGAAGGGCGGCCCGAGAGGCATGCGTTCGCATCGCCCGCGCGGGGGAACCCCCGTGGATTCCACGGGGCCCCCCTGGCCGGACGGAATGACGCGGAGGCGCGCTTCAGCCCAGTGCGGCGGAGGCGCGACCGAGGCCCTCGGCGACGGAGGTGAAGGCGTCCGCGGTGCGCACGCGGTCCTCTCCGAAGCGCCGCACGTAGAGCTGGCGCACGGCGGGAATCTGCGAGGAACCACCGGTGAGGAACACCGCGTCGATGTTCTGGGCCTCGGGGTGGCGCGCGAGCAGTCCTTCCGTGCACTGCTCCAGCTCGTCGAGCAGCGGCTTGCTGAACGCCTCGAACTCCTGGCGGGTGATGGGCTCGTGGAGGCTGATGCGTGCCTCCTCGAAGTCCACGGTGGCCACGTCCTCGCGGGACAGGCGGACCTTGGCGGCCTCGATGGCTCGGAAGAGGCGGTAGCCCAGGTTGTCCATCACCAGGTCATGCAGGGCCTGGATTTCGGCCTGCTTGTCGCTGGTCTCCAGCATGGTCGCGAGCAGGTCCTGCGTGGACTTCTCGCGGATGAAGGACATCTCATGCCAGGAGAGCAGCTTGGCCACCACGTGCTGGGGGATGGGGAGGCGCTTGTCGCTGAGTCCTCGGACCCGGTAGGTGGAACCGGCGCCGAAGCGGGGCAGCAGCTTGTGGCGCATGATTTCGGCGTCGAAGCGGTCACCGCCGATGCGCACACCGGTGGAGCCGACGACGTCGGGGCGGCGGTCCTTGGCGCCTCGGTGCGAGGGGCCCAGGCGCATCAGCGTGAGGTCCGTGGTGCCGGCGCCGAAGTCGGCGACGAGGACGAGCTCATCGCGCTGGAGCTGAGCCTCGTAGGCGAGTGCGGCGGCGATGGGCTCGATGAGGAACTCGATGTGCTGGAAGCCAGCGAGCTCGGCGGCGCGGTGGAGGCGCTTCTGCGCGAGCGCGTCCGCTTCCGGGTCCGGGGTGAAGACGGCGGGGCGGCCCAGGATGACGGCGTCCGGGGGGGAGCCCATGTGGGCACCGGCGGCCTCGCGGACGCGGCGCAAGAGGATGGCGACCAGCTCCTCGATGGTGAAGGTGCGGCCTTTCACCTGGGTGGCGCGGAAGGAGGAGGAGTGGAGGAAGGACTTCACGGACTGGATGAAGCGTCCGGTGTTGTCCTCCATGTAGCGGTTGATGGCGTCGGCGCCTGTGTAGATTTCGCGCTCGTCGTCCGGGAAGAACATGACGGAGCGATAGAGGCGCGGCTCCGAGGTGTGGGGTTGCAGGGACAGCACCGTGCCGTCGGGCAGGGCCGCCGCGGTGTTGCTGGTTCCGAAGTCGAGTCCGCAGGCGTGCATGGGGGTGCGCCCCTTATCCCCAAAGCCCGGGAAAGGGTAGGGCATCGTGAGCTGGCCCGCCTGGTGGAGGACGGGCGGCGGGACGAACGCTCGGAGAGTGAATGCGGTGGTGGGGTCGGGTGGCTTCCCTTGTTCTAGTTCGGAAGGGCTACCCACAGGGGGCTTCATGACATTTCGGACGAGAGCATGGGTGGTGGCGGGGGCCACCGCCGCGCTGCTCATCTCGGGTTGCCGCGAGCGAGGCCAGGACACGAAGGCACCGGCCGCGACCCCGGACGAGCAACAGCAGCAAGTGGACAGTTCGCGGGATGCGGCTCGGCGGGAGCAGGAGGCACAGGCTCGCGCGGAGCAGGAGTCCATCCAGGACCCGGCCGCACGGCAGGTTGCCCAGGCGCAGCAACAGCTCGTCCAGGCACAGCAGCAGCAGGCGAGCGCGCGACAGCAAGCGACCGAAGCGGCGAAGCAGCCAGCGGCCGAGGCCACGACTCAGCCAGGCGCTGCGAGGCAGCAGGCCGCGACGAAACAGCCAACGGGGGCGAACCAGCAGTCCACCGAGGCGGCACAGCGAAGCGTGGCGCAGCAGCAGGCCGGTGCGGAGCCGCAGCCATCGTCGGAAGCCTCAGCGCAGGCTGGTGCAGCGCAGTCTCCTGGCGCTTCTCAAGAAGCGGGGAGTGCTTCGGCTCAAGGCGCACAGGCGAATCAACCCGCGAAGAGCGCGAGTCAGCAGGCCGCCGAGGCCGCGCAACAGTCCGCCCGAGCAAGTCAGGGCACCGAAACGGCACAACAGCAGGCAACCCAGAGTGCACAGCCGTCCACGGAGTCCGAGACAGCACAGCCTCAAGCCACCGCGCAGTCGCCCGAGACGGCCTCGAGACAGCCCGGACAGGGCACAGAGGACGCGTCGCAACAAGTCGCCCAGTCGCAATCGAGTGCTTCCGCCGACGACGAGGAACGCGACACGGACACGCAGGCCGAGCTTCGAGCTGAGCGCGAGGCCGCGCTGCGAGCGGAGCAACGGGCTCGGCAGCAATCCGCGCAGTCCGATTCGCCCTCGACTGGCACGGAGTCGCAGCAGCCCGTGGCCTCCTCGCCGATGGACATACCGTCGCAACAACCGATGGCCTCCGCGCCGACCGTGACGGAGCCACCGTCGTGGCAAAGCTCCTCGTCATCTTCTTCGCCTTCCACCACGGGGCAGCAGACGGAAGACGCTCCACAGGCGCTCTCTCCGCTGGAGCAGCTCGACGCCTGGCCACAGCGTGGGACGGAGCAGCAGTACACCGGCTCCTCTCCCTCGGATTCGACGGGAGCCACCACTCCTCAAGGGATACAGGTCCCCCAACAACCCCTCGCCACCGCGCCCTCGACGTCCGAGCAGCAGCCCACGCAGTGGGGAACGGGCACCACCGGGACCTTCACCCAGCCAGGGTTCCAGTCGCCGCTGGTCATGCTCCCGTACCTCTCCACGGACTCCCAACAAGGGAGCAGCAGCACGACCACCTCGGAGACGCAGACCCAGATGCCCCAGCAGAACACGGAGAAGGAGTTCGTCGGCGAGCTGGTGAAGGCGAGCGAAAACGAAGTGCTGCTCGGCCGGAGTGGCGAAGCGCAGCTCCAGTTGTCGGTGGACCCTCAGACCTACGTCACGCTGAACGGCTTCAGCTCCGTCGCCGAGGACATCCGGGAAGGCACCCAGGTCCGTGCCGCCTACACCACGGATGCCACCACGGGCCAAGGGCGCGCCATCCGCATCGAGGCGACGACACAGGACTCCACCACCGGAACCAACACGTCCCCCCAAGAGACGCAGCCCTCAGAGTAGCCGTCACTCAGTAACAACAGTTTCGAGCCCCGGAAGTCCACACGTGGTACTTCCCGCCTCCACACGAGGAGGCGCACATGTATCGGCGACTGGTGGTCATCCTGGGATGTCTGGGGCTCGGCGGTGTGCTCATGGGGTGTGGTCCCACGGAGGAGGCGCGGGAGGGAGTCTCGTCTCGCGCCGCCCTCTCCGAGGAAGGCTCACTCCAGTGGGTGTGCGGAGAGGACGGCAGCTGCGACGAGGGCGAGACCCACGCGACCTGCCCGCTCGACTGCGACGGTCCCGACCCGCTCTGCGGAGACGGCACCTGCGACCCCGGCGAGTCACCCCAGTCCTGTCCCCAGGACTGTGATGCGCCGCTCCCGTTCTGCGGAGATGGCCTCTGCACGGGGGCGGAGTCGCATCAGGTCTGTCCGGCGGACTGCGACGCCTCGACGCCAGACGTCTGTGGAAACGATGGAGTCTGCGACGCGGGTGAGACCCACGCGACCTGCCCGCTCGACTGTGACGGCCCCGTCGTGTCCTGCGGAGATGGCCTCTGCGACAGCTTCGAGTCGCACCAGAGCTGCCCGTTGGACTGCGATGGGTGACCGCTACGCGAGCACCTGACGCAGCCGCCGGGGAATCGCCTCGGCGTGCCAGCGCTGGAGCTCCCGGGCCACCTCCGCGGAGCTCTTGGCCCGACCCTCGCGGATGAGCGGTAGCAGCGCGCGGGCCGCCTTGCGCTCCCGAGGTTTCCCTCGGGCCGCGAGCCGCTCGAACATCTCGAGCCGCACATCCGCGTCATGCAGCTCGCCGAGCCCCTCCTGGAGCGGAGCGAACACCTTCACCAGCGCCCCCAACGTGCGGCGCAGCGCCGGCTGGAAGATCTCCAGCTCATAGCGCAGCTTCTTCAAGTCCTTGCGCAGCGCATGCGCCGACGCCGCATCGGGCGAGTCCGCGTAGACGTCCATGCGCTTGCGCACCCGTCGCACCCGCCAGTCCAGGGGCTCCTTCACGCGGCGGCCGACGAAGCGGTGGGCATCCTCCAGCGCCTCGACCTTGCGCAGCAGTCGCGGGAGCGTGCGAGACCTCCACCGCTCCAGCTCCTCGCGCAGCCGCGTCTCGTTGTCCGCCAGTCCGGCGAGCCACGCCTTGCCCAGCGCGGAGATGTCGGCCCGAGCCTCCGGTGTCTCCTTCCGGGTCTTCGCCGCGACCGTCCGAATCCACGCCGACTGGACGTGGAGGTCCCTCACTCCGCCCAGCGCGTCCTGGAGCCGCTTCACCTCCGGCTCCATCCGGGTGACCCAGCCCCCGAGCGGCTGGAACAGCTGGAGCGCCGCGCGCAGCCGCCGCGTGGCCACGCGCATGTCGTGCACGGCCTCGTCGTCGAACGTGTCGGAGAGCTTCGCCTCGGGCTTGCGGATGTCCGCCAGTCGCGCCACGAGGATGCGCCGTGCGGCCAGTCCGAGCTCGCTGTCCGCGCTCAGCCCGCGAACGGGTGTGGGCTGGGCCATGTCGCTAACCTCCCCCCTGGGAGGACAACATCGCCTCGACGGCCTCCGGGCCCTCCCAGCCGAGGATGCGTGTGTCCTTGTTCTCGAAGTGCACGGCGGCGAGGAAGAAGTACGCCAGTTCCTCACGCTCGAGCTGGGAGACATCCTCGTAGGTGCGCAGGAACTCGTACCGAGGCGCCACCATGGGTACGGCGAGGATGCGGTCATTGCGCTCCCGCTCATCGTCGGACTGGCCGTCGGTGCGCCGCTGGTCCACCTGGAGCACCCCGAGCGCGCGGCAGGGCAGCACGACTCCCGGCCAGGTCGCCTCGTCCCAGAGCACCATGGCGTCGAGCGGGTCCCCATCCGGTCCCTTCGTCGAGGGAACAAATCCCCAATCGAAGGGATATCGCATGCCCCGAGGCAGCGGACGGGACAGGGAGAAGGCGCCGAGCGAGGTCTCGTACTTGAGCTTCACCGTCGAGCCCCGGGGCGACTCGATGACGACATGGAATGCGCCCCGGCGTCCGCGCATGGGCAAGCGGGAGAAGTCCGTCATGGACTTGAAAGGTCGGAACGTCTCCCCCGCGAGGCAACCTCCCGCTGGGCGAGCGCCCGGCTCCCCGTTCGGGCTCACGGCCTCACAAGACCACCGGACGCTGGCGCTACTTCGCCATCACCCACCCGACGAACAGGTCCGTGGAGCGCTCCAGCAGCGGCTCGATGGAGTCGCTCCGGGACTTCTTGCGCAGCGGCCCCTCGTTCCACAGCGCGGCCAGGCCGTGCACCCAGGCCCAGATGGTGAACGCCAGCGTGTCCATGTCCACCTTGTCGCCCGTGGCCGCCTTGGCCTCCTGGGCCAGCACCTGGAGCCGTCCGTAGGCGCGCATGCCTTCCGTGTGCAGGCCCGCGTACTTCTCTTCGTCACTCCACTCGCGCCGGAACATGACGCGGTAGTGCGCGGGGTGCTCCACGGCGAAGCGCACGTAGCACCGGGCGAGCGCGCGCAGCTGGTGGTCCGTGCGCGCGGGGCGGGTGCTCGCGAGCGCCTCGTCCAGCTGTTGGTTGAGGGCTCGGTAGCCCTCCTCCGCCACGGCGGCCAGGAGCGCGTCCTTGTCCCGGAAGTGGTGATAGGGCGCCGCCGCCGTGACTCCCGCCCTCCGCGCGACTTCGCGCAGCGACACCGCGCCCACATCCTCCACCTCGATGAGCTTCAGGGTGGCGTCCACCAGGGCCTGCCGCAGGTCCCCGTGGTGATAGGCCCGCCGTCGCGGCGCCGCCGCCTTCTTCCTCACGCCCCGGGTCGTCATCGCCCCTGCCCCCTTCCGGGCACACCGATAATCTTGACACTGTTAAGACGGGCTCTTATCTGAGCAGTGTTCATATTGCTGGGAGACACGGGATGCGCGCGTTCGTGACGGGAAGCACGGGGCTGTTGGGGAGCAACGTGGTGCGGGCGCTGGTGGCCGGGGGGCACACGGTGCGGGCGCTGGCCCGCTCCGCGTCGAAGGCGCGCCAGGTGCTGGGCGGACTGGAGGGCGTGGAGGTGGTGGAAGGAGACATGCTGGAGGTGAAGGGCTTCGCGGCGGCGTTGGACGGCTGCGACGTGGTCATCCACACGGCGGCCTACTTCCGTGAATACTACGCGCCCGGCGACCACTGGCCGAAGCTGTATGCCATCAACGTGAAGGCCACGGTGGAGCTGGCCGAGGAGGCCCACCGGCGCGGGGTGAAGCGCTTCGTGGACATCAGCTCCTCGGGGACGGTGGGGACGAAGCCGGACGGCTCGCCGGGTGATGAGCACACGCCGCCCGCGCCCGTCGCCTCTTCCAACCTGTACTTCAAGAGCAAGGTGGAGTCGGAGCGGGAGCTGAATGCGTTCAGCGCGCGCTCGGGGCTGGGGGTGGTCTACGTCCTGCCCGGGTGGATGTTCGGCCCCTGGGACGCGGGCCCCACGGGCGCGGGCCAGTTCGTGCTGGATTTCCTCGCGGGGAAGATGCCGGCGCTGCTCGATGGAGGCTCGGCGCTGGTGGATGCGCGCGACGTGGCCCGGGCGACGGTGGTGGCGGCCGAGAAGGGGCGCGCGGGCGAGCGGTACGTCGTGGGCGGCGAGTTCGTGGACCTGGCGACCCTGTCTCAAACCCTCGAGCGGGTGTCGGGCGTGAAGGGGCCGCGCCGGACGCTGCCGCACGGGCTGGCGTTGGCGCTGGCGGTGGTGGGACAGACGTGGGCGCGGCTCACGGGAGGCGCGACGTCGCTGACGGTGGAGGGCGTCCAGGTGATGCACGCGAAGCTGCGCGTGGACTCGGCGAAGGCCCGTCGGGAGCTGGGCGCGTCGTTCCGTCCGTTGGAGGAGACGCTGCGCGACACGGTGGCGTGGCTGCGAGAGCACAAGCTCCAGGCCGCGCCCGCCGCGGGGACGAAGCCGCACGTGGCCACGTCCCCCTGAAGTCCTCCGCTCAGGAGCTGCAGCTCACCACCAGGTGCCGTCCCCACGAGGGCGGCTCCTGGGTGAGGTCGGCGTGGTCGGGGCGCTCGGTGAACGGGTCCTCGAGCGCCGTCAGCAAGCGGTCCACCCGCGAGAAGTCCCCGCGCTGCGCCTGCGTGATGGCGTCTTGTGCCATCCAGTTGCGCAGCACGTAGCGGGGATTGACGCGCTCCATGCGCGCTCGCCGCTCCGTGTCCACGCTGCCCTCGGCGGTCAGTCGCGCGCGGTAGCGCTCCGCCCACGCCTCGAACCGGGCGCGGTCCGGGAACATCTCCACCACCGCGTCCACCCGCGACAGCGCGCGGAAGAAGCGCGTGTAATCCACCCGCGCCTCGGCCATGAGCGCGAAGAGGTCACCCACGAGCGCGCGATCCTCCTCCTTCGTCTCGGTCAGCCCCAGCTTCGCGCGCATCCGCGTCAGGAAGTGCGCGCTGAAGCCCGGCTCGAACGTCGCGAGCGCCGCGCGGGCGTCGTCCTCCGAGATGAGCGTGAGCAGCGCCTCGCCCAGGCACGCCAGGTTCCACAGCGCGATGCGCGGCTGCTGGTCGAACGCGTAGCGGCCTCGGTGGTCGGAGTGGTTGCAGATGAAGCCCGGCTCGAACTCGTCCAGGAACCCGAAGGGTCCGTAGTCCAGCGTGAGCCCGAGGATGGACATGTTGTCCGTGTTCATCACCCCGTGCGCGAAGCCCACCGCCTGCCACTGCGCCACCAGCCGCGCGGTGCGCTCCACCACCTCCGCGTAGAAGCGCACGTGCCGCTCCGGCGCACCGGACAGGTGCGGGAAGTGCGCGTCGATGACGTGGTCCGCCAGGCGCGCGACGTGCTCGGGCTGCTCGGTGTAGTGGAAGAACTCGAAGGTGCCGAAGCGCACGTGCGACGGCGCCATCCGCACAATCATCGCGCCCGTCTCCACCTCTTCCCGGTACACCGGCGCGTCGCTGCCCAGGAGGCACAGCGCCCGCGTGGTGGGGATGCCCAGCCCGTGCATGGCCTCGCCGCACAGGTACTCGCGGATGGAGGAGCGCAGCACCGCCCTGCCGTCTCCGCCTCGCGAGAAGGGCGTGGGCCCGCCGCCCTTGAGGTGCAGGTCCCACTTCTCTCCCGAGGGGCCCCGCACCTCGCCCAGCAACATCGCCCGTCCATCCCCGAGCCGGGGCACGTACACGCCGAACTGGTGCCCCGCGTACACCATCGCGAAGGGCTCCATGCCCGGCAGCGGACGTCCGCCGCCCATCGCCTCCAGGAACTCCGGCCTCCGCGCCTCTTCTGGCGAGAGTCCCAGCAGGCGCAGCGCCGAGGGGTTGGCGCTCACCAGCCGGGTGTTCGAGAGGGCGCGAGGTTCCACCCGTGCCCCGAAACCAGGGGGCAGGCGGGCGTAGGTGTTGTCGAAGCGGAGCTGTTCGAGCGTGGACATGGAGCGCACAACAAACGAGAGGGCGGGACTCAGGGCACCTTCATGCCACGCTGCACGGCGGGACGGCTGCCCACTCGCTCCAGCCACTGCGGCACGCCGCGCGTCCCGTGGAAGAGGTCGGGGGCATAGTCGCGCACGCCGCGCACCCAGGGGTACAGGGCGATGTCCGCGATGGAGTACGCGCCCGCGACGTAGTCACCCTTGCCGAGCTGTCCGTCCAGCACGCCGATGAGCCGCTTCGACTCCTGCGTGTAGCGGTCCACCGCGTAGGGAATCTTCGTCGAGAGGAAGCGGTGGAAGTGGTTGAACTGGCCGAACATCGGCCCCACGCCGCCCATCTGGAACATCAGCCACTGCGTCACCTCCGTCTTGCCGCGCAGGCTGGAGGGCATCAGCTGGCCCGTCTTCTCCGCGAGGTACAGCAGGATGGCGCCCGACTCGAAGACGGTGATGGGGCGGCCGTCCGGGCCCTCGGAGTCGACGATGGCCGGAATCTTGTTGTTGGGGTTGATGGCCAGGAACTCGGGCTTGAACTGCTCGCCCTTCGTGATGTCCACCGACTTCGCGGTGTACGGCAGCCCCAGCTCCTCCAGGGCGATGGAGACCTTGCGCCCGTTGGGCGTGGCGAACGTGTACAGGTCAATCATGGTGTGACTCCCGTGAGCCGCGCGCTTTCAAGCCACAGCCGCTCGGCGGAGACGTCGTCCTGCGCGGCGGCGGACGGCTTCCTCTGTCGGCGACGAATGAAGTACTGCCCGGAGACACCCTCCACCTCGGGGGAGGAGGAGAGATAGATGGAAGTCCTGGCGCCGCCCTCGGCGGAGAGCATGAACGGCGCGCCCAGCTTCACGATCCAACGGAAGAAGCCCTGGGTGTTGTGGCCGAACCCCGTGCGCACCACGCCGGGGTGCACCGCGTTCGTCGTCACGGCCGTCCCCGCCAGCCGCTTCGCGAGCGCGCGGGTGAACAGGATGTTGGCCAGCTTCGACGTGGCGTAGACGCGGAAGCCGTCGTAGCTCCGCTCGCTCTGCAGGTCGTCGAAGTCCACCTTGCCGACGCGGTGCGCGTCCGAGGACACGTTGACGACGCGCGAGGGCCCGCTGGCCTCGAGCAGGTCCAGGAGCAGGTGCGTGAGGAGGAAGGGCGCCAGGTGGTTGGTGGCGAACGTGGCCTCGAAGCCGTCCACCGTCGTCTGGCGGCGGTCGATGATGAGGCCCGCGTTGTTGAGCAGGACATCCAGGCGCGAGTAGCGCGAGCGGAAGTCCGCGGCCAGCGCGCGCACGGACTGCATGGAGCTGAGGTCCGCGCGCAGCGTGTCCACCTGTGCGCCCGCGACGGCCTGCTTCACGGCCTCCACGGCGGCCTGGGTGCGGCCCGGGTCCCGACCCACGAGCACCACGGTGGCGCCCATGCGACCCAGGGCCTTGGCCGTCTCCAGGCCGATGCCTCCGGTGGCTCCGGTGATGAGGCAGACCTTCCCGTCCAGCCGTGTCTCCGCGCGCATGTGGTGTCCCCTCGCTCTCGAGGACGCCTTCTATACGCTGGCGCGAGCCTGGGCGCTCGTGGAAGCGCCAGGCCCGCGCGGGAGGGCAGGTCCCGAGGGGGGGACGCGCTCAGGCGTCGGAGGAGCGCGCGCTCTCCTCGCGTCCGCTCTTGCCTCGGGTGCCGCCGGGGCGAATGCCGCCGTTGAGGTGGCTCTCCAGGAACCACAGGTCCAGCTCCACGTCGCCCAGGACCTGGGTGAGCAGGTCCACGGTGATGGGCTCCTCCAGCTCGTCGCAGCGCTGGATGCCGTTGCGCAGGGAGGCCGCGTAGCGCGTGACGCGGTCCACCAGGGCCTTCAGGTGGTCCTCGCTCTCGACGGCCTTGAGGTCGTACTCGGGCAGCTCGCTGTTCTTGGCGGCCAGGCGGATGGTTCCCTCGGCGTAGCCGCCCAGGGTGCCGGCGCGCTCGGCGAACTCGTCGGCCTGCTTGCGCGCGTGCTTGGCCAGGTCGTCGAAGAGCAGGTGCCGGCTGTAGAAGTGGGTGCCCCGGATGTTCCAGTGCGCTTGCTTGATTTGCCAGTGCAGGTCGATGGCGTCGGCGAGCAGGGTGTTGAGCAGCTCGACAATCTCTTCGCGCGTCTGACTGGGGACATTCACATGGCTGGGAAAGTTCATGGTTCCGCGCTCCCTCCGAGAAGGCTTTCCGGAGGGTGGGGATGGATTCCCCCAGGCGCCATGTGCCGGCATCACGCCCGAGGGGCGGCCTGACGGGCGGGCGGCCCTCTCCGCGTCGCGTGGCACCCCCTCCGGGGCGTGAAGGTGGGCAAATCGCGAGAGTCACCCAAGAGGGTGGAAGGGGCATCATCTCGCTCGGACGACAGGGTGCTTCTCCCCGAGGGTGTCTGGAGGCAGACTCCCGGGGTGTCTCGGCGCTCTTCGTGGATGGTCGCGGTCCTGGTCTCCGTGCTCTTGCACGGGGCGCTGTTCTTCGCGCTGTCCCGGATGCGCGTGGAGGCGCCCGCGCGTCAGACCTCCTCCATCACCGAGCTGGAGCTCGTCTACCTGCGGCCCCCGCCTCAGGCGGTGAAGCCCCCCGCGCCCAAGGCCGAGGAGGCGCGCCCGTCCGCCCCCAGCCGGACGCCCGCCACGCGGAAGCCGGAGCGCCCGCCCTCCGAGGTGGCGCAGGCGCCGGAGCCCCCCGCGCCTCCGAAGCCCTCGGAGCTGGCGCAAGGCCCGGCGGGGGAGGGAGCACCAGAGGGGCAGGCCTCGCCGGACGCGCCGCGCGCGACCGAGACGCCGAAGCTCTCGCTGGTGCCCAAGGGGCTGTGGGGCAGCGGTGAGCCCACGGGCAAGCCCTTCCAGTCGGGCCGCACGCTGCGCAACGACGGGACGGTGCCGGACGCGCGCGAGGTGGCCCGACAGCAGGCGGCGGAGGCGAAGGAGAAGGTGGAGGGGTGGGCGTCGGACGCGCTGGCCACGGCGCGCGCGGAGAGCGGCGCGGTGCATCC
This window contains:
- the dps gene encoding DNA starvation/stationary phase protection protein Dps; the protein is MNFPSHVNVPSQTREEIVELLNTLLADAIDLHWQIKQAHWNIRGTHFYSRHLLFDDLAKHARKQADEFAERAGTLGGYAEGTIRLAAKNSELPEYDLKAVESEDHLKALVDRVTRYAASLRNGIQRCDELEEPITVDLLTQVLGDVELDLWFLESHLNGGIRPGGTRGKSGREESARSSDA
- a CDS encoding ferrichrome ABC transporter substrate-binding protein, which gives rise to MSRRSSWMVAVLVSVLLHGALFFALSRMRVEAPARQTSSITELELVYLRPPPQAVKPPAPKAEEARPSAPSRTPATRKPERPPSEVAQAPEPPAPPKPSELAQGPAGEGAPEGQASPDAPRATETPKLSLVPKGLWGSGEPTGKPFQSGRTLRNDGTVPDAREVARQQAAEAKEKVEGWASDALATARAESGAVHPYFSSLQDRFAKKLVNPPSPDLNVLGSRVKREQVDAIKRFGETGTPFIAEKRDRRLEQRNRLQAAVEAGRAANMFMMDVTAPVLALAAVLEVRQARDGTLLDLKVLEGSGDPKFDEWAVTHLRDALASADPPPESGRGLRDDGLRSRWRLEEYLGNPRVKVVLIGVY